In a single window of the Pseudobacteriovorax antillogorgiicola genome:
- a CDS encoding pre-toxin TG domain-containing protein, translating into MQIVKLAFLYLSVLFLFGCDPDSINDHGHCRGGGCQINGGSIYQYGEQKEDPCSNWVAPIECHSPDDRERPPPEDTTGNSGSTPEPIPSDPDELPSYDPERDDLPVPNYDLGDLTKSWGNLEEGVKNAFGEVTGENARKRREAKRKKALVDQIQATVDKIQAHLKALDDLKPGLSTSVGSSHQWVRENGIEKFTTAITGDVNGYNSEMQGVIDGVPTVELDYGQLPNGQAAVYVEQRELIATQGYVEAIREEVYTRYQGDGTFQQRVTLVNASEAAIQVADQAYRKGEYEEGDIARKIALLAADAALNLNPVGSMASDLHVLLTGKNMVTGEEVSDFEYWTSVAGVATAGIGSSSIKVGKTIVKIADLIGDTVVKAERAKKIRRIFSLQSILKMKEPKKLEVISRSLKKDPNPHWQQSSEALGGKHGLIQGKVPGNESHHMPAKAASPVSEYNGSAISMKREHHRQTASVGNTQAAKDYRARQKELIERGRFRDALQMDIDDVRSKFDHMYDKEIKEMLDYIDSLGL; encoded by the coding sequence ATGCAGATCGTCAAACTAGCGTTTCTATATCTATCAGTTTTATTTCTATTCGGTTGTGATCCCGACAGCATCAACGACCATGGTCATTGCCGTGGCGGTGGCTGTCAGATCAACGGTGGATCGATCTATCAATATGGGGAGCAAAAAGAAGATCCTTGTAGCAATTGGGTAGCGCCCATTGAGTGCCACTCGCCCGATGATCGTGAAAGACCGCCGCCGGAAGATACGACAGGTAACAGTGGCAGCACCCCTGAGCCTATTCCTTCCGACCCTGACGAGCTGCCAAGCTATGATCCAGAAAGGGATGACCTTCCAGTGCCCAACTATGACTTAGGGGATCTAACCAAGAGTTGGGGCAACCTTGAAGAGGGCGTCAAAAATGCATTTGGAGAAGTAACAGGTGAGAACGCCAGAAAGCGAAGAGAAGCCAAGCGTAAGAAAGCCCTTGTCGATCAGATCCAGGCCACTGTTGATAAGATCCAGGCTCATCTTAAGGCCCTTGACGATCTAAAGCCAGGACTTAGTACAAGTGTGGGGTCGTCTCACCAGTGGGTGCGTGAAAATGGCATTGAGAAATTTACAACTGCTATCACTGGTGATGTGAATGGCTATAATTCCGAGATGCAGGGTGTCATCGATGGGGTCCCGACGGTTGAGCTTGACTATGGCCAGCTTCCTAATGGTCAAGCAGCTGTCTACGTAGAGCAGCGTGAACTCATTGCTACCCAAGGCTACGTCGAGGCTATCCGTGAAGAGGTCTATACCAGATACCAGGGCGATGGGACCTTTCAGCAACGGGTGACTCTAGTGAATGCTTCTGAGGCAGCTATTCAGGTTGCAGATCAGGCTTATAGAAAAGGGGAATATGAAGAAGGCGACATTGCCCGAAAAATTGCGTTGCTGGCGGCTGATGCGGCCTTAAATCTAAACCCCGTAGGATCTATGGCAAGTGACCTACATGTATTGCTCACTGGCAAGAACATGGTCACAGGAGAAGAGGTTTCAGACTTTGAATATTGGACTAGCGTTGCTGGTGTTGCTACCGCTGGTATTGGTAGCAGTTCAATCAAAGTCGGGAAAACGATAGTTAAGATTGCTGATCTAATCGGCGATACGGTGGTCAAGGCTGAAAGAGCGAAAAAGATAAGGAGGATTTTTAGTCTTCAGTCCATCTTGAAAATGAAAGAACCCAAGAAGCTCGAAGTCATTAGTAGAAGCCTCAAGAAAGATCCTAACCCTCATTGGCAACAGTCCAGCGAAGCATTAGGTGGCAAGCATGGTTTGATTCAAGGTAAAGTGCCTGGAAACGAATCTCATCATATGCCTGCTAAGGCAGCAAGCCCTGTGTCTGAGTACAATGGCTCAGCTATTTCCATGAAGCGAGAACATCATAGGCAGACGGCTAGTGTCGGCAATACTCAAGCTGCAAAGGACTATCGAGCAAGACAAAAGGAGCTTATTGAAAGAGGTAGATTCAGAGATGCCTTGCAGATGGATATTGACGATGTTAGATCAAAATTCGATCATATGTATGATAAAGAGATAAAAGAGATGCTTGATTATATAGATTCACTGGGGTTGTAG